The genome window ATTCTTCGCTCCAAGAGGATCCTGACGACACCGAGGGCCGCACGCCGCAACGCGAACGGGTCCTTCGACCCCGTGGGCTTTTCATCGATCGCCCAGAAGCCGATCAGCGTATCGAGCTTGTCGGCAAGCGCGACGGTGATCGCCACCTTGTCCTCCGGCACGCGGTCCGACGGCCCCTGCGGCTTGTAGTGATCCTCCACCGCGGCGGCAACGGAAGCATCCTCGCCCTGCAGTGCCGCATATTTGCGGCCCATCAGGCCCTGCAGTTCCGGGAATTCGCCGACCGCTTCCGTACGAAGATCGGCCTTGGCGAGCACGGCAGCGCGATCGACCAGAGCCGCGTCGGCGCCGGTGATCTTTGCTAGCTCCTTTGCAAGCGCCCGGATGCGGGCGACGCGTACGCCCTGCGTGCCGAGCTTGGCATGGAAGGTGACGTCGAGCGCATCCAGCTTGGCCATGCGCTGGTCGAGCGGCTTGTTCAGGTCGAGGCCGAACTTTGCCGCCGAAGCCGTGAGCGTCTCGAGATCCGGCAGGTTGCCCTGGTCGCGCTTCCAGAAATGCAGCGCGTCGGAAAGCCTTGCCCGCACCACCTTGCCATTGCCGTGGACGATTTCCTTGCCGCCGTCGCTTGCCTGGATATTGGAGACGAGGATGAACTTGTTCGACAGCGCTTCGCCGCTCTGTGGCCGCGTCACGAAGCACTTCTGGTTGGTCTTGATCGTCAGCCGGATGATTTCCGAGGGAATGGAGAGATAATCCTCCTCGAAAGAGCCCATCAGCACCTGCGGCCATTCGACGAGGCCGGAGACTTCCTCCAGCAGGCCTTCGTCTTCCACCAGCTCCAGCCCATTGGCAAAGGCGATGTCGCGGGCGTCGTGCAGGATGATATCCTTACGCCGCTCGGCATCGAGGATGACTTTCGCCTTTTCCAGGTTCGCCGCATAATCGTCGAAGCGCCGGACGGTGATCGCCTCGGGCGCATGGAAACGGTGGCCATAGGTGATGTTGGAAGCGGTGATGCCGTCGATCTCGAAGGGGATGACGGTGGTTTCTTCATGCTCCGGACCGAAGGTGCAGACGATCGACTGCAGCGGCCGCACCCAGCGCAGCGCGCCGGGCCTGGAGGAAGCCTTGCCCCAGCGCATCGATTTCGGCCAGGGAAAATCGCGGATGATGCCGGGCATGACATTGGTGACGATCTCTTCGGTCGCACGGCCGGGCTTGGAGATGACCGCGACGTAGAAATCGCCCTTCTTCGGATCGCTCACCACCTGCGCGTCAGAGACCGAGGACAAGCCCGCGCCGCGCAGAAAACCTTCGATCGCCTTCTCGTTGGCATCGGTGCGCGGCCCCTTGCGCTCCTCGCGCACATCGGCCGAGCGTGCCGTCAGGCCGTGAATATCGAGCGCCAGCCGCCGCGGCGTCCAGTATTCGCGCGCGCCCTCGTAGGACAGGCCCGCTTCGACAAGCGCATCGGTGACGAGCTTCTTCAGGTCGCCGGCAGCCTTGCGCTGCATGCGGGCCGGAATCTCTTCGGAGCGGAGTTCGAGAAGAAGGTTTGGCATGTCGAATTTCCTTGCCTCCCGAGACAGGGGAGGGATGGCATGGGCGCCGGGTCAAAACGTTGCTTCTGCTAGCAAAGAATGGCGCATCTGCACAACCGCAAAATCGCCGCCTTTCCGGCATGCTTATCCTGTGGATCGCCGCTTGCCTGTAAACTCCAACATTGCCTTGCCGCTTTTCGCCGCTATGGTCCCGCAACTTTCGTCGACATAGGAAATCCCATGGCCGCAGACCTCCGTTTCCTCGCAGCCCGCATCTCCGCCGAAATCAACGCCCGGCCCGACCAGGCCAAAGCCGCGATCGAGCTGCTCGACGAGGGCGCCACCGTGCCCTTCATCGCCCGCTATCGCAAAGAGGTGACGGGCGGGTTGGATGATACGCAGCTGCGCAATCTCGCCGAGCGGCTGGTCTATCTGCGCGAGCTCGAAGCCCGCCGCGACGCGATCGTCGAATCGATCACCGGCCAGGGCAAGATGACCGACGAGCTGATGACCAAGGTCTCGGGCGCCGAAACCAAGGCCGAGCTCGAGGATCTCTATCTGCCCTACAAGCCGAAGCGCCGCACGCGCGCCGAAATCGCCCGTGAACGCGGCCTCGGCCCGCTCGCCGAGGCGATCCTCACTGAGCGCGGCCGGGGGCCGGCGGTGCTGGCCGAAGGCTTCATCACGGCAGATGTGCCGGATGTGAAGACGGCGCTCGAAGGCGCGCGCGACATTGTCGCCGAAGGTTTTGCCGAAAATGCCGACCTGCTCGGCAGATTGCGCGCCCATATGCGCCAGGCTTCGCTGCTAAAGGCCCGGGTCGTCGACGGCAAGCAGGCGACGGGCGAGAAGTTCTCCGACTATTTCGACCATTCCGAACGCTGGGCGACCGCCCCCGGCCACCGCGCGCTCGCCATGCTGCGCGGCTGGAACGAGGAGGTGCTGACGCTGACGATCGAGGCCGACGCCGAGACCGCCTCGCCGAACAAGCCGGTCGAACGCATGATCGCGGCCGCCTATGAGATCGGGACGAGCCGTCCCGGCGACCGCTGGCTGATGGAGGTTGCAAGCTGGACCTGGCGAGTGAAGCTCTCCATGTCGCTGTCGCTCGACCTGATGCGGGAACTGCGCGAAAGGGCCGAAGAGGAAGCGATCCATGTCTTCGCCCGCAATCTCAAGGATCTGCTGCTCGCAGCACCCGCCGGCTCGCGCGCGACGATGGGTCTCGATCCAGGCATCCGCACCGGCGTCAAGGTCGCCGTCGTCGACGGCACCGGCAAGGTGGTGGCGACATCGACCGTCTATCCCTTCCAGCCGCGCAACGACGTGCGCGGCGCCCAGGTCGAGCTCGCATCGCTGATCCGCAAGCACAATGTCGAACTGATCTCGATCGGCAACGGCACCGGCAGCCGCGAAACCGAAAAGCTGGTGGCCGACATGCTGGCCGAATTGCCGGCGCCGAAGCCGACCAAGGTCATCGTGTCGGAAGCCGGCGCCTCGGTCTATTCCGCCTCGGCGACTGCAGCGGCCGAATTTCCCGATCTCGATGTGTCGCTACGCGGCGCCGTCTCCATCGCGCGGCGCCTGCAGGATCCCTTGGCCGAACTCGTCAAGATCGAGCCGAAGTCGATCGGCGTCGGCCAGTATCAGCACGACGTCGACCAGCAGAAGCTGTCGCGTTCGCTCGATGCCGTGGTCGAAGATGCGGTGAATGCCGTCGGTGTCGATCTCAACACCGCGTCTGCGCCGCTGCTGTCTCGCGTTTCCGGCCTCGGCCCGTCGATTGCCGACGCCATCGTCCGTCACCGCGACTGCGAAGGCCGTTTCGAGACCCGGCGGGATCTTTTGAAGGTCGCCCGCCTCGGCGGCCGCACCTTCGAACAATGCGCCGGCTTCCTGCGCATCCCCAACGGCAAGGAGCCGCTCGATGCCTCCTCGGTCCACCCGGAAGCCTATGGCGTCGCCAAGAAGATCGTCGCTGCCTGCGGCCGTGATCTGCGCGCGCTGATGGGCGACAGCGCCGTCCTGAAATCGGTCGATCCGCGTCAGTTCATCGACGAGAAATTCGGTCTGCCGACGGTCAGGGACATCATCGCCGAGCTGGAAAAACCCGGCCGCGACCCGCGTCCGAGCTTCAAGACTGCGACCTTCGCCGAGGGCGTCAACGAAATTTCCGACCTGAAGCCCGGCATGATGCTGGAAGGCACGGTGACCAATGTCGCCGCCTTCGGCGCCTTCGTCGATATCGGCGTGCACCAGGATGGTCTGGTGCATGTGTCCCAGCTTGCCGATCGCTTCGTCAAGGATCCGCACGAGGTCGTCAAGGCGGGTGATGTCGTCAAGGTGCGAGTGGTCGAAGTCGATGCCAAGCGCAAGCGCATCGCTCTGTCGATGAAGCGCGATGACGGTTCTGCTGCACCGCCGCCGCGGGGTGATTCTCGCGGCAACCAGGGCTCCCGGCCGCAGAACGAGCGCCGGCCGGCCGCCGCCAAACCGGAGAGCCAGGGCGCTTTCGGCGCAGCCCTTGCCGAAGCCATGAAGCGAAAATAAGGGCTTAGCCGGCATTTTGGCAAAAATGCAACAGTTTGCCCGCGTTATTTCAAGAGTGCTAAATCCGGCGCTTGTAAGGCGAAAGAGAGCTACTAAGTTGATGTGACCATCCTGTCACATTTGCGAGGCGTCCGTGGCGTCAGCTTTCCTTTCGATCGTCCAGCAAATCATCCGCAAGGGTTCGTTGAAACTTACCCTTGCCAATGGCGAGACCCACTTGATCGGCGACGGCACGGGTGAAACCGTTGTCGCCCGCCTTGCCGATCAGGAGGCCGAGGACGCCATTCGCCGCGACCCGACGATGAAGCTCGGCGAAATGTACATGCAGGGCCGCTTCATTCTCGAACAGGGCAACATTTACGATTTCCTGTCGCTGGTGAAGCAGAACACCACCAACGAGATCTTCGATTTCAAGATGGCGGCACTGCTCCTGGGCCGCATTGCCTGGCAGCAGCTGAAGAGCCGCGTGCCGGTCAATCGCAACAAGCACAACGTCGCCCATCATTATGACCTGTCGGCCAAGCTCTTCGATCTTTTCCTCGACGAGGACTGGCAATATTCGTGCGCCTATTTCGAGCCGCCGGGCATCAGTCTCGATGAGGCGCAGCTCGCCAAGAAACGCCATATCGCCGCCAAGCTTCTGCTTCAGCCCAACCAGCGTATCCTGGAGATCGGCTCGGGCTGGGGCGGCATGGGCATGTACCTGACGGAAGCGACTGATGGAGCCGATTTCACCGGCATTACGCTCAGCGAAGAACAGCTCAAGGTCTCCCGCGCCCGCGCCGAAAAGCGCGGCCTTGCCGACCGCGTGCGTTTCGAGCTGCAGGATTATCGCAGCATGACGGGCAAGAAGTTCGACCGCATCGTCTCGGTCGGCATGTTCGAACATGTGGGTATCGGCAATTACGCCAACTTCTTCCGCAAGGTATCGGATCTCCTCGACGATAACGGTGTCATGGTGCTGCATTCGATCGGCCGCCCGAAGCCGAGCTTCGGCACCAACGCCTTTATCGAGAAGTATATTTTCCCCGGCGGCTACATTCCTTCCGTCGGCGAGGTCTTGCCGCCGCTCGAAAAGGCGGGGCTCTTGGTCAAGGATGTCGAAATCCTGCCGATGCATTATGCCTATACGCTGCGCCATTGGCGCGAGCGTTTCGTGGCGCGCAAGGCCGAAGCCGTGGCGCTTTACGACGAACAGTTCTTCCGCATGTGGGAATTCTATCTGGCGGGTTCCGAAATGGGCTTCCGCTGGGACGAACTCTTCATCCTGCAGATCCAGATCGCCAAGAACCAGTTCGCCGTTCCCGACAATCGCAATTACATCGCGCACAACGAGACGAAGCTGAAGGAATTCGAGGCGAGGCGCGCGCCGCTCGAAAAGGTAATTTTCTGAGCGACAGCGCTTGTGCCGGCCATAATGAAAGGGCATGCCGATGAGCAGTGCGTTTCCCGAGATCTATCTCGTCCGGCACGGTGAAACCGAGTGGAGCCGTTCCGGGCGCCATACCGGGCGAACCGATATTCCGTTGACGGCAAATGGCGAGGCTGCCGCCGGCAAGCTCTCCGAACGGCTTGCGGGCCTGACCTTCTCCGCCGTCTGGTCGAGCCCGTCCGCTCGCGCCCGCCGAACCTGCGCGCTCGCCGGCTTCGGATCGGGCGCGGTCATCAGGGACGATCTCGCCGAATGGGACTACGGCGCCTATGAGGGCATCACCACCAAGGAAATCTTGGCCGGCCGCCCCGGCTGGCAGCTCTTTCGCGACGGCTGCCCGAATGGCGAGTTCGCCGCCGATGTCGGTGCCCGCGCCGACGCCGTCATCCATGCGCTTCGCGAGGCGGCAAGCACCATCCTGATCTTCTCCAGCTCACATTTCCTGCGGGTGCTCGCCGCCCGCTGGCTCGGCCTGCCGCCGGAAGGCGGCGCGCATTTCTCGCTCGATACCACAAGCATCAGCGTGCTCGGCTACGAGCACGACCTGACCGAACCAGTCATCCGCCAGTGGAACCAGCGGTAAGCAATTCCACCAAAATTGCGGGAGCGATTTTGCGTCCGGTCGGCGCTAGTTAAGACCCTTCACCAACCCCTCCCCGCAAGGGGGAGGGGCTGCTGTTTGGCGTCCGTCGAGTTTCTTTCCTGACGACGCAACATGTGGTGGCGCATTTTGATGGCAGGACCCCGCTGCGGGTTGTCCCTTTGGGGAGGTCTTTCTCCCGGCGGGTTTTCGCGTACGACCGCCAAAGGCGGCACGCTTTCATTTAGCGCCCTTCGTGTCTCCGTGGTTAACATTGGCGTAACGAGATCCGGATAAATCTAGCCACCGCCGCCCTCCGCGGCTTTGTTTTTGCGTTTTCTGGAGTGCGAACGTGTTTCATCGATCAGTCGTATCGATCTCTTTGGCTATTGCCCTTTCATTCCCAGTTTTGGCGTCGGCGCAGGAAAGCGGCCAGCCCTTCTGGTCCGGCGACTGGTATCTGAGCGTCGGCGTCGCCGGCTTCTCCGCCCCGAAATTCGAGGGCTCGTCGCACAATGAATTCAAGTTCAGCCCGTTGATCTCGGTCGGCCGCCAGGGCGCCGGGCCGCGATTTTCCTCGCGCAACGACAATCCCTCCTTCGCCCTCATCGACAAGGGCGCCTTCCGCGCCGGCATCGTCGGCAAATTCGTGCCGTCGCGCGATGGCGGCGACGACCGTGACTTGAAGGGCTTGAGGAAGGTCAAATGGGGGGCGGAAGCCGGCGGCTTCGTCGAGGTCTACCCCACAGATTTCCTGCGCGCCCGCGCCGAAGTCCGCCAGGGCATCCGCTCTCATGACGGCGTTGTCGCCGATCTCGCGGTCGATGCCTTTACCGATATCGCGCCCAACCTGCAATTGTCAGGCGGTCCGCGCGCGACCTTCGCCACCGCAGGCTATTACGACGCCTATTACGGCGTCAGCGCCAAGCACGCGGCGGCAAGCGGTCTTGATCCCTATAAGCCCTCGTCGGGCATCCAGTCCTATGGCGCGGGAACGGCCATCACCTGGAAGGCGACCGAAAACCTCTCGGCAAGCTCCTTCCTCGAATATAAGCGGCTGGCGGGGCCTGCCGCCGACAGCAGCCTGGTGCGCGACCGCGGTTCGAAGAATCAGGTCCTGATCGGTGTCTCGGCCACCTACAAGTTCAATTTCTCACTGCAGTGATGGCCGGCGCCCACGCGTTTTTTTCAAATGTGCGGGCGCCATAATGCCTTGAACTACCAGAGATTTTATCCTTGAATCGGTTCGGGTCCGGCAAATGATGCGAGGGACGGTGCTATGATCGCTTCTTGACCGGATCGGCGG of Rhizobium sp. BT04 contains these proteins:
- the glyS gene encoding glycine--tRNA ligase subunit beta — translated: MPNLLLELRSEEIPARMQRKAAGDLKKLVTDALVEAGLSYEGAREYWTPRRLALDIHGLTARSADVREERKGPRTDANEKAIEGFLRGAGLSSVSDAQVVSDPKKGDFYVAVISKPGRATEEIVTNVMPGIIRDFPWPKSMRWGKASSRPGALRWVRPLQSIVCTFGPEHEETTVIPFEIDGITASNITYGHRFHAPEAITVRRFDDYAANLEKAKVILDAERRKDIILHDARDIAFANGLELVEDEGLLEEVSGLVEWPQVLMGSFEEDYLSIPSEIIRLTIKTNQKCFVTRPQSGEALSNKFILVSNIQASDGGKEIVHGNGKVVRARLSDALHFWKRDQGNLPDLETLTASAAKFGLDLNKPLDQRMAKLDALDVTFHAKLGTQGVRVARIRALAKELAKITGADAALVDRAAVLAKADLRTEAVGEFPELQGLMGRKYAALQGEDASVAAAVEDHYKPQGPSDRVPEDKVAITVALADKLDTLIGFWAIDEKPTGSKDPFALRRAALGVVRILLERRIRLPLLATTRDIDLLSFFHDRLKVYLRDQGARHDLIDAVLTADADDLLMVARRVEALTAFITSEDGKNLLAGTKRATQLLAAEEKKGTVIADGVSQALLKLDAEKELFAAISSASKDASDAVAGEDFRSAMEALSKLRGPVDRFFEDVLVNDEDAAIRANRLALLRLIREATGTVADFSKISG
- a CDS encoding Tex family protein translates to MAADLRFLAARISAEINARPDQAKAAIELLDEGATVPFIARYRKEVTGGLDDTQLRNLAERLVYLRELEARRDAIVESITGQGKMTDELMTKVSGAETKAELEDLYLPYKPKRRTRAEIARERGLGPLAEAILTERGRGPAVLAEGFITADVPDVKTALEGARDIVAEGFAENADLLGRLRAHMRQASLLKARVVDGKQATGEKFSDYFDHSERWATAPGHRALAMLRGWNEEVLTLTIEADAETASPNKPVERMIAAAYEIGTSRPGDRWLMEVASWTWRVKLSMSLSLDLMRELRERAEEEAIHVFARNLKDLLLAAPAGSRATMGLDPGIRTGVKVAVVDGTGKVVATSTVYPFQPRNDVRGAQVELASLIRKHNVELISIGNGTGSRETEKLVADMLAELPAPKPTKVIVSEAGASVYSASATAAAEFPDLDVSLRGAVSIARRLQDPLAELVKIEPKSIGVGQYQHDVDQQKLSRSLDAVVEDAVNAVGVDLNTASAPLLSRVSGLGPSIADAIVRHRDCEGRFETRRDLLKVARLGGRTFEQCAGFLRIPNGKEPLDASSVHPEAYGVAKKIVAACGRDLRALMGDSAVLKSVDPRQFIDEKFGLPTVRDIIAELEKPGRDPRPSFKTATFAEGVNEISDLKPGMMLEGTVTNVAAFGAFVDIGVHQDGLVHVSQLADRFVKDPHEVVKAGDVVKVRVVEVDAKRKRIALSMKRDDGSAAPPPRGDSRGNQGSRPQNERRPAAAKPESQGAFGAALAEAMKRK
- a CDS encoding cyclopropane-fatty-acyl-phospholipid synthase family protein, with translation MASAFLSIVQQIIRKGSLKLTLANGETHLIGDGTGETVVARLADQEAEDAIRRDPTMKLGEMYMQGRFILEQGNIYDFLSLVKQNTTNEIFDFKMAALLLGRIAWQQLKSRVPVNRNKHNVAHHYDLSAKLFDLFLDEDWQYSCAYFEPPGISLDEAQLAKKRHIAAKLLLQPNQRILEIGSGWGGMGMYLTEATDGADFTGITLSEEQLKVSRARAEKRGLADRVRFELQDYRSMTGKKFDRIVSVGMFEHVGIGNYANFFRKVSDLLDDNGVMVLHSIGRPKPSFGTNAFIEKYIFPGGYIPSVGEVLPPLEKAGLLVKDVEILPMHYAYTLRHWRERFVARKAEAVALYDEQFFRMWEFYLAGSEMGFRWDELFILQIQIAKNQFAVPDNRNYIAHNETKLKEFEARRAPLEKVIF
- a CDS encoding histidine phosphatase family protein, producing the protein MSSAFPEIYLVRHGETEWSRSGRHTGRTDIPLTANGEAAAGKLSERLAGLTFSAVWSSPSARARRTCALAGFGSGAVIRDDLAEWDYGAYEGITTKEILAGRPGWQLFRDGCPNGEFAADVGARADAVIHALREAASTILIFSSSHFLRVLAARWLGLPPEGGAHFSLDTTSISVLGYEHDLTEPVIRQWNQR
- a CDS encoding MipA/OmpV family protein; this translates as MFHRSVVSISLAIALSFPVLASAQESGQPFWSGDWYLSVGVAGFSAPKFEGSSHNEFKFSPLISVGRQGAGPRFSSRNDNPSFALIDKGAFRAGIVGKFVPSRDGGDDRDLKGLRKVKWGAEAGGFVEVYPTDFLRARAEVRQGIRSHDGVVADLAVDAFTDIAPNLQLSGGPRATFATAGYYDAYYGVSAKHAAASGLDPYKPSSGIQSYGAGTAITWKATENLSASSFLEYKRLAGPAADSSLVRDRGSKNQVLIGVSATYKFNFSLQ